DNA from Kitasatospora acidiphila:
CATTAGATCAGCGAGGACGACAGCCGATGGCCGATGACCGTTCCGGGGGACGCTGAAACACCGGGGACCCGCGCGAGCGGGCCCGGAGCCGGGTGGTCAGGCGGCCGCCAGCGGGTCGCCCTCTATGAGGGATTTTTTGGGGATGTAGCTGCGCGCTACGGTCCGCACGACGCTTCGGTGCCGCGGATACGGAGTCGGCGTCATCGACTTCCGGTCCTCGACACCCCGGCTCTGTGGCGAGCCGTTGGTTACTGGCTGGTATCGGGGGTCACCCGATAGGTGATTCTGACACAGTGCCCCGAAGCCCGGCAGACCGGCCTGGAGAGACGAAGGCCACGTCGCCCCGCAGGCGGCGGCGGACCGCCGATCAGAGCCTGCTCAGGCGAAACGCACCGGGATCGGCAGGTCCCGTTACGCATTTTTGATCTCACTGGTGCTCCGCTCAACAGTTCGGTGGTGGCAGGATCTCCTGCACCACCTCGGCGGAGGGTGGCCCGCCCGCTCACACCCCGTCACCGCGGCAGATCCGCCTGACCCTCTCACAGGAGGCCCCCGCAATGAGCGTCGTCCGCACTCACCGCACCCGCCTTGCCGCCTTAGGCTCCGTGCTGATAGCCGGCAGCCTGGCGGTCACCGGTTGCAGCAGCAGCAGCAGTACGAGCAGCAGCACCTCATCGTCGTCCGGCTCGTCGTCGGGCTCGATCACGTCCCCGACCGCCGTTCCCTCGCTGGCCGCCCAGCTCCCGGCCGCGGTCAAGTCCAGCGGCAAGCTGGTGGTGGGCGTCGACGCCTCCTACGCGCCCAATGAGTTCAAGGACGACAGCGGCCACATCCAGGGCATGGACGTCGACCTGGCCGGCGCCATCGCGGCCAAGCTGGGCCTGAAGGCCGACGTCCGGGACTCCCAGTTCACCGCGATCATCCCGGGCATCCAGTCGAACAAGTTCCAGCTCGGCATGAGCTCCTTCACCGACAGCAAGGACCGCGAGGCGACCGTCGACATGGTCACCTACTTCACCGCGGGCACCTCGATGGCGGTGAAGAAGGGCAACCCGAACAAGATCTCGGCCACCGACCTGTGCGGCAAGAAGGTCGCCGTGCAGACCGGTACCACCCAGGCCGACGAGATCAAGAACACCCTCAACCCGGCCTGCCAGAAGGCCGGCAAGCCGACCATCCCGAACGACGGCGACAAGTTCGACCTGCAGACCGACGTCACCAACGCGCTGGTCGCCGGCCGCGACGACGCGATGCTCGCCGACTCCCCGGTGGTCGACTACGCGATCAAGATCAGCGGCCAGCTGGCGAAGATCGGCGACACCACCGACACCGCCCCGTACGGCGCGGTGGTCGCCAAGGGCTCCCCGCTGACCCCGGCGATCCACGGCGCCATCCAGTCGCTGATCGACGACGGCACCTACGCGAAGATCCTCCAGAAGTGGGGCGTCCAGGCCGGGGCGATCACCAAGTCCGTGGTCAACGGCGCAGTCAGCTGAATCCGCCCGCCCCTCTCACCCCCTAGGTCACTCCCGTGAACCAGACGAAACAGGGGGCGGCTCGCCCGGCACTGCCTGACACCATCAAGGCAGTGCCGGTGCGCCACCCCGGACGCTGGGCCGGCGCCGTCGTCATCCTCGTGCTGCTGGCGATGCTGCTGAACGCCCTGATATCCAACCCGGTATTCGACTGGCCGACCGTCGGCCACTACCTCTTCCACCCGAGCATCGTCCACGGCGTCGGCGTGACCCTGCAGCTGACCGTCTACTCGATGCTGATCGGCGTGATCGGCGGCATCCTGCTGGCGATCATGCGGCTCTCCCGCAATCCGCTGCTCTCCGGCAGCTCGTACCTCTACATCTGGGTCTTCCGCGGCACCCCGGTCCTGGTGCAGCTGGTGTTCTGGGGCTTCCTCGGGCTGCTCTGGCAGCGGATCTCGATCGGCGTGCCGTTCGGTCCGGCGTTCTGGTCCCAGGACACCAACACCCTGGTGCCCACCTTCACGGCCGCCCTGCTGGGCCTCGGCCTGAACGAGGCCGCCTACATGGCCGAGATCGTCCGGGCCGGCATCCAGTCGGTGGACGAGGGCCAGAGCGAGGCGGCCCACGCCCTCGGCATGAGCCGCGGCCAGACGATGCGCCGGATCGTGCTGCCGCAGGCGATGCGGGTGATCATCCCGCCGACCGGCAACGAGACCATCTCGATGCTGAAGACCACCTCGCTGGTCACCGTGATCTCGCTGGAGGAGCTGTTCCGGGCCGGCCAGAACATCTACTCGCACAACTTCAAGAACATCCCGCTGCTGGTCGTGGTCTCGATCTGGTACCTGTTCCTGACCTCGATCCTCACCATCGGCCAGTACTACGTGGAGCGGTACTACGCCCGCGGCGCCAACCGGGCGCTGCCACCGACCCCGCTGCAGAAGCTGCGGGCGCTCCGGGTGAAGCTCCCGACCGGGCCGGCGGCAATTTCCAGGGAAGGCGGTGGTCCCGGTGTCTGACCCGGTGCACGACCAGGTGCCCGGCTCGGTGATGGTCAAGGCCGAGGGGTGCGCAAGTCCTTCGGCCTGGTGGAGGTGCTCAAGGGCATCGACCTGGAGGTCAAGCAGGGCGAGGTGTTCTGCCTGATCGGACCGTCAGGATCGGGCAAGTCCACCTTCCTGCGCTGCATCAACCACCTGGAGAAGGTCAGCAGCGGCCGGCTCTCGGTGGCCGGGGAGCTGGTCGGCTACCAGCAGCGGGGCGACCGGCTGTACGAGCTGAAGGAGCGCGAGGTGGCGCGCAAGCGGCGCGACATCGGCATGGTCTTCCAGCGCTTCAACCTGTTCCCGCACATGACCGCCCTGGAGAACATCGTCGAGGCCCCGGTGCAGGTCAAGGGCGTGTCCAAGGCCGCCGCCCGGGAGCGGGCCCGGGAGCTGCTGGCGCGGGTGGGCCTGGCCGACAAGGCCGCCAACTACCCGTCCCAGCTCTCCGGCGGCCAGCAGCAGCGGGTGGCGATCGCCCGGGCGCTCGCCATGGACCCCAAGCTGATGCTCTTCGACGAGCCCACCTCGGCGCTCGACCCGGAGCTGGTCGGCGATGTGCTGGACGTGATGCGCGGGCTCGCCGAGGAGGGCATGACCATGGTCGTGGTCACCCATGAGATGGGTTTCGCCCGCGAGGTCGGCGACGCGCTGGTCTTCATGGACGACGGTGTGGTGGTGGAATCCGGCCACCCGCGCGACGTGCTCACCGATCCGCAGCACGACCGGACCAAGGCATTCCTCTCCAAGGTCCTCTGACAGTGTCCGGAAGCCGGACGGCGTAATAGGCTTGAGGCGACTCACCCGTTACCGCTCCCTCGGAGGACCCCGTGGAGCTCGCCCTGTACGCCGATTACGCCGTCCGGCTGGTCAACAGCGAGGAGCCGGAGCGCGGCACCGACGCGCTGGTCAGCGT
Protein-coding regions in this window:
- a CDS encoding amino acid ABC transporter permease: MNQTKQGAARPALPDTIKAVPVRHPGRWAGAVVILVLLAMLLNALISNPVFDWPTVGHYLFHPSIVHGVGVTLQLTVYSMLIGVIGGILLAIMRLSRNPLLSGSSYLYIWVFRGTPVLVQLVFWGFLGLLWQRISIGVPFGPAFWSQDTNTLVPTFTAALLGLGLNEAAYMAEIVRAGIQSVDEGQSEAAHALGMSRGQTMRRIVLPQAMRVIIPPTGNETISMLKTTSLVTVISLEELFRAGQNIYSHNFKNIPLLVVVSIWYLFLTSILTIGQYYVERYYARGANRALPPTPLQKLRALRVKLPTGPAAISREGGGPGV
- a CDS encoding amino acid ABC transporter ATP-binding protein, whose protein sequence is MRKSFGLVEVLKGIDLEVKQGEVFCLIGPSGSGKSTFLRCINHLEKVSSGRLSVAGELVGYQQRGDRLYELKEREVARKRRDIGMVFQRFNLFPHMTALENIVEAPVQVKGVSKAAARERARELLARVGLADKAANYPSQLSGGQQQRVAIARALAMDPKLMLFDEPTSALDPELVGDVLDVMRGLAEEGMTMVVVTHEMGFAREVGDALVFMDDGVVVESGHPRDVLTDPQHDRTKAFLSKVL
- a CDS encoding ABC transporter substrate-binding protein, with protein sequence MSVVRTHRTRLAALGSVLIAGSLAVTGCSSSSSTSSSTSSSSGSSSGSITSPTAVPSLAAQLPAAVKSSGKLVVGVDASYAPNEFKDDSGHIQGMDVDLAGAIAAKLGLKADVRDSQFTAIIPGIQSNKFQLGMSSFTDSKDREATVDMVTYFTAGTSMAVKKGNPNKISATDLCGKKVAVQTGTTQADEIKNTLNPACQKAGKPTIPNDGDKFDLQTDVTNALVAGRDDAMLADSPVVDYAIKISGQLAKIGDTTDTAPYGAVVAKGSPLTPAIHGAIQSLIDDGTYAKILQKWGVQAGAITKSVVNGAVS